The DNA segment CGGCCAAGAAGCTGCTGGCGGCCGGCGAGACGCGCATCTTCGATTTCGCCCGCGTCTTCCGCAACCGCGAGCGCACGGCGCTGCACCATCCCGAATTCACCATGCTGGAATGGTATCGCGCCGGCGAGGATTACGACGTGCTGATGCTGGATTGCGCGGCGCTGATGGCCGAGGCGGCGCGCGCCGCCGGCGCTTCCACCCTGCGCTGGCGCGAAACGCAAGCCGATCCCTTCGCCGAGCCCGAGCGGCTGACGCTCGACGACGCCTTCGCCCGCCATGCCGGCATCGATCTCCTCGCGACCGTCTCGGCCGATGGCGCGACCGACCGCGCCGGGCTCGCGGCGCAGGCCGTTGCCGCCGGGATCCGGCTGGCGGAAGACGATAGCTGGTCAGACATCTTCAGCCGCGTTCTCAGCGAGCGCATCGAGCCGCATCTCGGCCGTGGCCGTGCCACGATCCTGTGCGAATATCCGATCAGCGAGGCCGCCCTCGCAAGGCCCAAGCCCGGCGATCCGCGTGTGGCCGAGCGCTTCGAGCTCTATGCCTGCGGCGTCGAGCTCGCCAATGCCTTCGGCGAGCTGACCGACCCGGCCCAGCAGCGCCGCCGCTTCGAGGCCGATATGGACGAGAAGGAGCGCATCTATGGCGAGCGCTATCCGATCGACGCGGATTTCCTGGCGGCGCTCGCGCTGATGCCGGCGGCGTCCGGCATCGCGCTCGGCTTCGACCGGCTGGCGATGCTCTGCACGGGTGCGCGCCGGATCGAGGACGTGCTCTGGACGCCGGTCGCGGAACCGGGCAGGGGAGAACCATGAGCATTCACCAGCCCCCCGGCGGCCAGCCGCTGCGCAGCATCGACGCGCTGGTCGAAGCCGGCCTCGCCGCGCCAGACAAACGCGATGCCCTGCGGAAGGTGGCGGAGCGCTACGCCGTCTCGCTGACGCCTGCGATCGCCGGGCTGATCGACCCGGCCGATCCGGCAGACCCGATCGCGCGCCAGTTCGTCCCGGATGCGGCCGAGCTTCAGACGCTGCCGCAGGAACTCTCCGATCCGATCGGCGACGACGCCCATTCCCCGGTCGAGGGCGTGGTGCATCGCTATC comes from the Bosea sp. (in: a-proteobacteria) genome and includes:
- the epmA gene encoding EF-P lysine aminoacylase EpmA codes for the protein MSSSPTPLWRPDVHADRRPALLARGRIKTALRRWFEDRGFTEVEAAILQRSPGNETHLHGFATTLIDDAAQSHPYYLHTSPEFAAKKLLAAGETRIFDFARVFRNRERTALHHPEFTMLEWYRAGEDYDVLMLDCAALMAEAARAAGASTLRWRETQADPFAEPERLTLDDAFARHAGIDLLATVSADGATDRAGLAAQAVAAGIRLAEDDSWSDIFSRVLSERIEPHLGRGRATILCEYPISEAALARPKPGDPRVAERFELYACGVELANAFGELTDPAQQRRRFEADMDEKERIYGERYPIDADFLAALALMPAASGIALGFDRLAMLCTGARRIEDVLWTPVAEPGRGEP